A region of the Pseudomonas sp. A34-9 genome:
TGGCTCTAGAGATGTGGGGCGCATGGAGGCTCAAAGGAGGCTGCCCCTGCTTGGGGGTAGGCCTCCGTACTGTTAATGCGGCGGGTCAGTTTTGCACGGTGCGCTCGGTCCGGTTGACCGCGGCCGCCACGTCCTCGGCCAACTCGTCCCCCGGCTGCAAACATAGCCTCATAAGCCTGTTGCACGGCGTCGTGCAATTGCTGCAAGGCCAAGTGTGTTATTTCGACGGTGTTGGTCTTGGTCTGCGCCGTAATGGCGTAATTCCAAGTTCTGCGCGCAGCTTGATCGGCATCACTTGCAGGTTTGAGGGTGTCACTGTCGATCATGGCAAGGCGGGGGTTTCTTTTTGTTTGTTATTGGTAGCCCAGTCTTCCACGGCAGCGTCGCATGGGCTCCAGTCTCTTGGCGCTCGACGGTGCAATGTTGGAGCGTGTCAACTCAAGCGGCACCTACGGGGATGCGCTACCAGTAAGACAAAAAAATTGGCGCGGCAAGAGTCTTTCTTAGGAGACTACTTTTCCGTTATAGCTCGGCCGTTTTGCGTATTGACCACATTTTTGTAATGCTTGGTGAGTACTCCACGGTTGTCGAACTCGAAAAAGGTAGTTTCGATATATTCCTTTTTGGTGGATTGAAATCCAGGGAAGAATTTAAACTCGTAGCTCCAGATTTCAGTGCCCGCAACCTCAGATTTTTTACTTGGTTGCCCAATAACGCCAATAACGTCGTCTTTTGTGGTTATTTTGTCAGTGAATGTAGACATTTGATCAATACTGACGTACTCACCTGTTGCGTAATCGAATGGAGGGGGAAGTTTCTTAATTATTTGTGCACAGCCAGATACAGTGATAAACAAAGCAACGATAATGAAAGTTTTCTTGAGCATGGGTAGATTCCCTTTAAGTACGGACTTAAACGGACGCCAGAACAGCATCCTTATACGTCCTCGACCTCGGTTTTTAGGCCAGGGCTTCGGCTGATCACGCCTGTCCAAGTCTAAGCCTTCAGCGCTTCCTAAGCTTGGCAAGGCGCCACTTCTCCATAGGCGTAGGCGCAACAATTCACCTGGGCCATTGTGATATCGCATTACTCACCGCAGACAAGATTCTCCGCATCGGAATTACCTTCGCCTCTCTCATTAAGTGGTGATCAAGAAAGTGAAAGGTTTAAATCTCGCTCCCTTGATTTAATCGGAGGTAGGGCGGCGTATCACTTGCAGTCAAGTAGAACCTTTACTACAGATGCGCTATAAATGCCTTCATCTTCAGATAAGAACTCATAGAAGCCCTTGACGCTCTTTCCAGGCTTTAAAAGCCCTTTAGTCATATTTTCGTCAGTGGCGTCGAGTCTATAGCTGTTGCCTTTTGCGTCATATGCCTTATAGCAGACGCTGCCCAGATCAATTTCTTTTTTGCCACCATTGAATAGTAACGCATCAAACGATTTAATGTGAGCTGTTTTCTCGCTAGTCCACACTGCTCCCATACTTTTCTGGGTTAAGAAAAGCATTACGGAGTCTAGAGGGGACTCGGCATTAGCTCCATAACTGAAAGCACATAGTAGCGATGCACAAAAAACTCTATATTTCATTTTATTGCCTCGGTAGAAATTCAAGGGGCTGAACTAGGTCCCTAAGGGGTTGAATACGCTGGTATTTTTATGGTCTGAGGGTGAAGATTTATGTAGGAATTTTCCTACCGTTGTGTGGAGTGTTGTGGTGTTCGATGCGCGAGGGCTAAATATGACTCCCTAGGGGTCATGTTCTACAGATCTTTGCCTTGAGTGTTGTCCTAGCTTCGCTGAGGGCCGGGAAGCCAGGTCAAGCAGCCGACCCATCTCCACCCCTTTGAGCTTCAACTCTTTACGCGCGGTCCTAATGAAGACGGTCTCAGGTGGACGCGCTTAGCCCTCATTCGGTTTCTGGGCGACGGGGTCAGCACCAAAGGGGGGCTAGATGTGGTCGAAAGCCCCCGTGTACAAAGCGAAAGTCCACAACCTACACATCAAGGAGGGAGGCTACCAAGATTGCCAAACACTTTAATATTGGTTGATTGAGGTCTATCGATTGCCGGATTTTGATATACCTACGTTTACACTGAACAGTGCAGCCGACCTTTATATAGGGTTACCTATGTAAACTTTAGGTTGGATTGTTTTTATTTTGTTCTGAAAATAATAATGCCTGGGGTTTTTGCGATGTATTCAATGAAAGGCGCATCTACAACTTTTTTGTTTGCAATTTGTGAGGAGGCATTCCGAAAAACAGGGCCTTTGTCGGTCATTATAAAGAAGCCTACATGGGGCACATCTAGCCCGGAAAGTTGGGTGTAGATGCCAATTGAATCGCCAGTTCGTAAGCGACTTACAATTTTCTCGTTGACCAGGTTGCTTGGGATGTAAGTGATGTTGCGTTTGACCGTTGGTAGCCCAGGAAGATAGGCTCCGTCATCGGCCTTTCTGTTTAGGTTTTTTTCGACGCTTACCGCGTCGGTGCTTATCTGAGCGGTAATGTCATCCGCCAAGCTCTGCGATTTGCTGTCAGCCCAATCAGTGAAGAGATGTTTACGACTCAAAAAGCTTATATTGCCGTCAACATAGCGAGTCTGAATCAAATGTTTCACAAACTCAGGTTGCGACGTTGATTTTCGTAAGGCTTCTATATAATCCAAATAAGTAAAACAATCCAGTCCTCTAAAGTCGATTACTAACTTCTCAGGTGTGTTTTCTGCGCCAATCAACATATTTGCTTGGTACGGTGTTCCTAAAAACTTTGCTGAGATGAAGTCGATCGTCTGACCCGTGTCAAGGTGCATATTGTTTGAGTGGTCGTTAAGCAATGATTCAAGTTTCTTGGATGTATAATAATCTAAGTTTGTTTTGGCTGGCTGCTGGGTGTTGATCTGAGTAGCGGAAGTATAAGTTTCCATGCCCCTATTCGAAGAGGTGCACCCGATTGCTAGTGCGGATGTTAAAATCAGAAGATAGCGTGTTAGCATAATATTTCCCATGTTTTTAAACTGGTGAGGCCAATATGCGTTCATTTTGAACCTTCACGCTCTGCGAGTGTGAAGGTGTCAAAAAAGTTGGCTTCAACAGTGGGGAGGTAAGTAAACAAGTGCGCGTATGGAGTTAGGCAATGGTGATGTTGTCACTGGAAATATCATTTAGCCCTACCCCTACCAGCGTTACCGAGTTATTGCCAAAAGACAGCAACGTGTCGTTGCCCGATACCGAGGCATGTGCCAGATAATCGTAGTCCTTCCCAACGCCTGTGACGCCCTGAAAAACCAGTTTGCTTTTTGCTGAATAGCCCTCGATCCTGTCATTTCCAAACGCGCCGTAAAACAGGAAGGTATCGCTGCCACCACCGGAGACCATCACGTCATCGCCGGCGCCTCCGACAAATACATCGTCTCCTTTACCGCCAATTAAATGGTCGTTGCCATCTTGGCCGAACAACCAGTCGCCGAATGGGCTGGCCTTAAGCACATTGTTACTCGCATCGCCTTTAATGGACGATGCATACTGGGTCAGACCTACACTGCTCTCCAGTCCATAGGCTGTAACCTTGTGAGTAAGGGGGCTGTTAGCCCACGACACGCTCAGCCACTTGGAGGTCGGCTCTTCACTAACGATTGAACCAATATCACGAGTCATACTGATTCCGTTATATTGATCACGGATATAAAGAGTGCCGTTACCATCGTTGGCAAAACTGTAGTTGGCCAGGCTGCCTTTCTATTGAAACGTATTATTTCCACTTCCCCCCCCCCAATATTACGTTGTAGCCACCGTCGTCTTTGAAGGTGTCGTCTCCGGCTCTACCCTCCAGGTAATCATTGTCACCCCCGCCTTTAATCAGGTCATTGCTGTCTGTGCCAATTATGAAGGTACATGCCAACATGTTTTTCAGCGAATCGATTAAGGTCTTCGACCCAGGTTTTAGCCCGTATATCGCTCGACAAGTTGGATACGATCATCGTTGAGTTTTGATTGGTAAGGTTGTAGAACTCTGAACCTGCTACGCGATTCAATCCGTCGGCATAGGCGTTCGAAGGCGTGAGCAGTCAAAGAGCCAGCGTTTAAAATACTTTGTGAGGCCAAGTAGGGAGAGATAGCAGATGTCACTGGATTGGCATGAAATTCATTAAACCAAGATACAGCTAATCCGTAACGTTCTAATGTTGGGAAGAGCTAGCTGATATTTTTTCGGGTGCTAAGGAGTAATGGTCATTAAAGTTCACGATATTGTTTGTAGCCATTACCTGCGGCTTATCGTGAACACCCAGCGTGAGGTTCTTGCTATATGAGCTGCCATCCAATGCTCTGAACACGGGATCATTTTCATAACCGATATTAACTACCTGATTTCCTAGGCTTTGAGTCGGAGAGGCTAGCGCTACGTAGTTGGAGTTTTTGTAGAATCCATCCCAGTGATCAGCGCTCAATGCTGCCAAACTATTGACCCCCGTGCCTCCTTGGCTATGCCCGGTAACCGTTACATCGCTGCCACTCAAGCCTTTAGATTGGGCGTAGAGTGCAACTTTGTGGAGTAGATCATCGAATCCATCTTTTACGTAGTTTTTGGGATAATCCTTTAGAAAGGCTGTGGCAACATTACTGAGGTGATCGCCAACGTGATCCGTGAGCGTTCCGCCAACGCCTGTCCCCCGAAACGAAATGCCGATTGAGACTAGCTTGCCCCCCCTCATACTTTCCCAGCACCACAGCGTCTGCTGTGTAAGGAAATTTGCTGCCAGTAAAAATTCCTTGCGCATCTATCGGCCCTTGATAATCCAACTGTTGCGCGTTGAGCGTAGCCCAGCCACTTGTTGCCAAAGGTTTTCCGGTGGGTGAATTGATGTATTGAATCAAGGCAATCGCATCGGTATATAGCGCTTTGGACGCTTCGCCGGTGATTTTCTTGTAGTCAAATATAGCCATGTTTTCTCTCCTGAAATCATGTGCATTTGTAGTGCTAAGGGGCCGAGCGCCCGCGACGCAACAGGTATGTGTCAACAATCAGAAAGCTAAGAGCGGATGGGCGTATTCGGTCCCTTAACAGGACTGACAACTCCGCGGGCTTGCCCGAATATGAACATCAAACTTCGCGCCACGGAAAACAATAGGAAATTTCCTACAGGTGGCTTCGGTAAGTATTTGGGGGGTAAAGCTGTGCGGTGACTGCCGGGTAACGAAATAAATGCCGTTTGCAGCGCTTTGCTTTCTGGGGGGGCGGAGGTTGGAAGGCTTCTCAGCTGATCAGTTCCGCTCGATAGTCACGTCAAAAAAACGGGCCAGCGTTGGCTGGCTCGTCATCGATCGTCATGGTTTTTCTCTCCTTTTTTCTGAAACGCCTGCTCGAGTCAGCCCTGATGCTCCTAGGAAATATCCTACATATTGGTCAGGAATTTCTCACGAATATATGCACGGTAAATGTTCGAACACGACATGTGTGACCGGACGTTATTGGTTTGGCTGCTCGGCCTTCGAAGCTTTTTGAAGGCCGCTCAGCCGGGTTTCTCATATTTGGAGCGAAAGCAGGTATGGCGCAGGTTAGTTTGATAGATATCAAATCTGGAAAATTGGTAGAGCAGGCAACGGGCAGTTCCACCACCGTTGGCAGCCCCAGTATCGTAAAGATTTCGTTGAATCCTGAAACGCTGAAGTCTGCTTCCCGGGCTGGCAACGATTTGGTCATCGTATTGAAGTCCGGTGAGCAGGTCGTGCTCAAAGGCTTTTTTATTGTGGCGGCTGACGGTCTGCACAATGAGTTGGTGCTGGAAAACGAAGGGAAGTTCTGGCACGCGACTTATGAACCAAGCCAAGCATCACTCACTTTAAAAGAAATCTCTAATGTAGATGAGCTGCTCGTGGAGGACGGGGACAACACCTTCATGTGGCTCCTTGGTGCTCTTGGGCTTGGCGGCGTAGTGGCGCTGGCAAGTGGCGGTGGCGGTGGCGGTGGCGGTCACGGTGCCGGTGGAAACGGTAGCGGCAACGGCAACGGTGGAAACGGTACCGCCAGTGCTAGCAAACCGGCTGCGCCGGTGGTCAGTTTTAATGCCCAGACCAACAAGCTTATCGTCCAGGGGCGACCTGGCGCTGTCTTTGAGGTCAAGGGGGAGGGTGGTCAGGTACTTGCCTCGGGCACGCTGGATAATGACGGACTTGCGCAGGTCGAGCTATCTGCGAGTGCCAGTCATCAAACTATCACTACGACTCAGACGGCGAATGGCCTTCAGTCTGATCCTTCCGTAGCACTCACCCTGCCGCTGATGAAGCCGACGCTGGGCACGGTAGATCCCGAGACTGGGGAATTACTGGTCACCGGCGTACCGGGGGGGACCGCGCAGGTGGTAGACCGCGACGGAAACCCAATTGGCGAGCCAGTGCGCCTTGACCCGAACGGCCAGGGCACCTTGACGGTGCCGGGCAACACCAGCGGCCAGCAGGTCGGTGTTGTGGTCACGGTAGAGGGCGAGAAGTCTCCGCCCGCCAACGTTAAGGTGCCTGTGTTGGTTCCGCAGGTGGGCGTTGTGGATCCAGTCACCGGCGAGTTGGTGGTTACCGGCCCACCGGGTGGGACCGCGCAGGTGGTCGACCGCGACGGAAACCCAATTGGCGAGCCAGTGCGTCTTGACCCGAACGGCCAGGGCACCTTGACGGTGCCGGGCAACACCAGCGGCCAGCAGGTCGGTGTTGTGGTCACGGTAGAGGGCGAGAAGTCTCCGCCCGCCAACGTTAAGGTGCCGCTGTTGGTTCCGCAGGTGGGCGTTGTGGATCCAGCCACCGGCGAGTTGGTGGTCACCGGCCCACCGGGTGGGACCGCTCAGGTGGTCGACCGCGACGGAAACCCAATTGGCGAGCCAGTGCGCCTTGACCCGAACGGCCAGGGCACTTTGACGGTGCCGGGCAACACCAGCGGCCAGCAGGTCGGTGTTGTGGTCACGGTAGAGGGCGAGAAGTCTCCGACCACCAACGTTCAAGTGCCGCTGTTGGCTCCGCAGTTGGGTCCTGTGGATCCAGTCACCGGCAATGTGGTGGTCACCGGCAAGGCAGGTGCGACCGCGCAGGTGGTAGACAAGGACGGAAACCCAATTGGCGAGCCAGTGCGCCTTGACCCGAACGGACAGGGCACCTTGACGGTGCCGGGCAACACCAGCGGCGAGAAGGTCGGTGTTGTGATCACGGACGGCGACAAGCAGTCTCCGACCACCAACGTTCAAGTGCCGCTGTTTGTGCCGGTGTTCGGCGTGGTCGATGCGGTCACCGGGCAGGTGAGCGTAGAAGGTAAGCCCAACGGTATTGTGCAAATCAACAACCCGGATGGCACAATCGTTCGTGTACCTTTGGATGCAGATGGCAAGGGCAGTGTGGTATTGCCTTCCGGCACGAGCGGTGAAAACCTCAAGGCGACGGTCAGTCTGGGCAGCCTGGAGTCGGCGCCCGTCACCCTGCAGGTGCCTGTGCTGGCGCCGCGTAACGCGGTGATCAATAACACCGGCAGCGCGGTAACGGTCGAGGGCAAGCCGGGCGAAATCATCAAGGTCACGGATGCCAATGGCAAGGAATTGGGCAGTGGCGTGGTCAGCAAGGCCGGTTCTGTCGAGATTGCCTTGAGCACCCCTCAGAAGACCGGCGCCATCTTGGGCGTGACGGCCTACAACGCGGAGAAGGCATCACCAACCGTTTCTGTCGTTGCACCGTTTATCGATGCGGACCTGCCATTGCCACCTACCGACCTGAGTATCAACCCCAGCGGCACTCGCGTGTTGGGCAAGGTCAAGCCAGATGAAACGGTCAAGATCGTCAATGTGGATACCCAACAGGAACTGGGCACGTTCACACCCGGGCCCGATGGTTTGTTTTCGGCCAATATTCCGGCGCAGACGGGCGGTGCAAAGCTAGCCATCAGTGCGGTCAAGGGTGACAAGGTCTCGGCGCCAGCGCAGTTGCTGGTACCCCTGAGCCCGGAGGACACGATTGCCAAGCCGTTCGATGTCAGTGTGGACGTCACCGGCACCAAGGTGAAGGGCAAGGGCACGCCCAATACCATCGTGCTGATCAAGGCGACGGACGATACCACCGTGATTGCCAAGGGCTTGGTCGGGCCGGACGGCAACTTCGAGGTCACTATCCCCGTGCAGCCGGGCGGGCAACTGTTGAATGTCGCGTTGCAGGCCAATGGCAAGGTGTCTGAGTCTGAATCGGTCATAACGCCGTATATTGCCTCCAATACGCCAACCGAGGTGCTGATCGACGAAGCCGGCACCCATGTGACAGGCAAGGGCGTCACGGGCGAGACCATCCGCGTCAAGGATGCCCAGGGCAAAGTGATCGGTTCTGGAGTTGTCCAGGTGGATGGCACCTTTGTGGTCAATATCCCGAAACAGCCGAGCGATAGCACTCTGGCAGTGACGGCACAAGGGCAGGGCGTGGAGTCCGCACCGGCCTATGTGAAAACTCCAGCCACCGAGGTCGAGCGACCGCCACAACCGGAAGCTCACCTGGATACAGCCGGCACCCAGATCAGCGGCAAGACCCTGCCGGGTGCGAGCATATCGGTCAAGGACGCCAGTGGCCAATTGCTGGCCGGGCCAATAGTGGCTAGCGAGGACGGTACTTTCGCCGCAACCATTGCCAAGCAGCCTGCGGGCAGCAAGATAACGGTGGTAGCTGAGCTGGGGGGCAAAGAGTCGCTGCCAACCGAACTGATTGCACCTCAGGTGCCAGGCGAGCCAATTCCGGCCCCGCTGAGCGCGATGATCAGTGCCGATGGCAAACTCGTTTCCGGCAAGGCCACACCCAATACCAAGGTGGTGGTGAAAAATGCCGCGGGCGAGACCCTGGGCGAACAACCCGTCGATGCCGATGGCAACTATGCAGTGCCTATAAAAGCACAGATGGGCGGGGCAGTGTTGCAGGTGACTTCAGCGTCCCTGGATAACCAGTCCACCTCTACAGGTTCAGTGTCGGTAACGGCGCCTTATCAATTGGTGGCGGAACACAATGAAGTCACCGTCAGCCAGTTTATTGATCCAAACATCGCCAACCTGGAGCAGAGCAAATCCGCTACTTTCGTCACAGTGGGCACCTCGTTCCTTAACTGGGGTGCCAATTTCGTTAGTAATGGCCTGTTCGGCTTTCAGATTATGCCGACATCGAACAGTTTACAGTTCGTTGTCAGTGACAATGAAAAGGTCCAGATTAATATCTTTATCTCGGCACCGTTCAACATTGATCTGGTTAACTACAACAGCATGACGCTGGAGAAACTCATCGATGGCAAATGGGTTAACGTGAGCAGCAGTACCGGAGGCGGGCTGCTCAACGTGTCGGTCTTGCCGATCATTGCGGACAAGTCGGGTATTTCCCTGACCTATGAAATGCCGGGTGAGTACAGGGTAACGGCCAATAACCTCGCCGGTGTGGGGGTCGGGGCTCAAACCGTTACCACCGAAGTTGTTCATACCTCGTTCGTTGGTGGTTTTGCCAACAGTGCGATAAAGAGTGACCTGATTCTGCCTGCAGGCGCAACGTTGTTAAAGGTCAACGGCACGACGCTGGCCAGTGAAGTGCGCACGGTGGTCAAAGGCCAGTTTGGTGACCTGACCATCAGCGCCGATGGTCAAGCGACCTACAGGCAGAACAGCAATTCCACCCCTTCGGACCAGACCGAGACGTTCACGTACGAAGCCAGGACTGCTGGGGGAGCCATCCTCAAGTCAAGCTTCCACATTGATATCAAGGCTTATTCCGTTTCGGGTGATCTGGTCAGCAGTGAAGAGGCCAGCATCGTCAGCGTCGATGGCAAATCGGTGTCTTCGATCAATCAGGAAACCATTGTCGGCAAATACGGTGATCTCAAAATCGCGGCAAACGGTGAGTACACCTACACGCCAAAGCTCAGCCTGACGGGGCTGAATGAAATCGAGACCTTCTCGTATCAGGTACGGCACACGAACGGCGAGACAGTGACCTCCACCCTTGCGGTGAAGATTGCCGACTCCAAGCTCGTCGCCGAGCTCAACGAGGTGCCGACCAGTGTGGCCCCCGCGGCTGATCTAGCGGGGCAACTCGCGCAGCCGGAAAGCCAGGTTGATAGAGACGTCGACAGCGACACTGCACTGCCGTCGTTCAACTTGGGCCAAGGGCCAAACTTGGACGTCAACAAGGTGGTCAGCCTGCAAGCCAAGGACGATCCGGCCAAGCCCGCGTTGACGGTGACCTTGAACGATATCTTGCAAGCCGATGGCACGTTGTCGAACTCGAAGTCGACGTCTGCCTCAACCTTGGACTTGCCGGATTCGTGGAAGCCCGATGGCGTCAAGGCGTCGTTGGATGGCCATGAGTATGTGCATTACATCGATGGAACCTCGAAGAAAGACCTCTGGGTTGAGAGCGGTGTTTCCGTCGTTTAAGTCGCAATGACAGAGCCCTGGGCTGTATGGCCCAGGGTTATTTTTCCTGAGTGTCAATTATGTTCCGGATATTCCATCCCCGGCGTGATATTGCCTGCCTGACGATAGCCTTATCGTTTGGTTCGGGCGGTGTGGTCGGGCAGGTCAATGCACCCTCTGTGCATGGCCAACCCCAAGTTCAGGTTGCGCCTACCGTGCAACCGATCAAGAACAGTCAAGTGCAAGAAACGCTCCCCGCGCCATCTTTGGTTTCATTGATTGAAGCCGGGCAGTTTCTTCCACCTTCCGCTCCCCAACTGAGCGTGAGTAACTTAGCCACTGCGGGCACCGCGGCGCTGGATATGCATGCGGCCGTGCGCCAGGCCTTAACCTCGTACCCGGATATCCTGCGGGCCCGGGAAGGGGTCAATGAACAAGTGCAGCGGGTAGAAGTGGCGCAGGCCGGCTATTACCCCAGGATCAGCGGCGGCGTGCGCACCGGCTACCAAAGTGGTGTGCCTGGCAGTCACAGCGCCCAGGTCTTTGACGTCAGTGCCTCGCAGATGCTGTATGACTTCGGCAAGGTGTCCAGCGCCGTCGAGGCCAGCCAGGCTGGTGTTACCGAGCGTGAGGCAGACGTGCGCCTGAGTGTCGAGCAGGTTGCCATGAATACCGCACTGGCCTTTCTTGATGGTCAGTATTACCAGCGGTTGATCGCGATTACCCAGGACCAGATCGACAGCCTGGAAAAAGTCTCCGACCTGGCGCGCCAGCGTCTCGACATGGGCGCCAGTACCCGCTCGGACTATGTGCAAGCCGTGTCGCGTATCGAAGCCGCCAAGGTCACCGGGTTCCAGCATCAAGCCAACCTGGCGCGGGCATTTGCCACGTTGTCGAACCTGACCGCGCAACCCTCGGTCGAGGGCGTTTCAGACCATTTTCCGCGAGAGCTGGAGCAGTCGTGCCAGCCGGTCGACGCCAACATGCAGGACAACCCCGAGGTACAGGCCACCCAGGCGCGGGTGGTTCGCGCCCAGGCCGAAGTGGCCTCGGCCAAGGCGGCCGCACTGCCGACGCTGTCCCTGGAGCCGACATTCAGCCATCAGTTGGATGGCAGCACTGGCACAGGCCAGGACCGCAACCGCTACAGCGTGTTTCTCAACGCAAGCATGCCGATCTATCAAGGTAACGCGATCCAGGCCGGCAAAGCGGCCAGCGAGCGAGCCCTGGCATCCTCCCAGGCCGGCCTCGATACCGCCCGTTTGCGCGCGCGTCAGGAAATGCAGCAGTCGCAAAGCCAGGTGCTGAAGTTGCATGCCAGCCTGGGTGCCCAAACCGTGCGCGAAAGCACGATCAATGAAACTCGCGTGCTCTACCGCCAGCAATACCTTGAGTTGGGCACCCGGCCCTTGCTGGACTTGCTCAATGCTGAGCAAGAGGCTTATTTGTCGCGGGTCGAGCAGCAGACCACGCTCAATAGCCTGCGCCGGTTACAGATCAATTGCCTGTATAGCGCAGGCCATCTCAGTCAGTCGTTTGGTGCTGCCAACGACGCCACCTACCGTGAGCGTTTGCCATGAGCCGCCGTGTCCAAGAGCCACTGCAAGCCAACCCGTCAGCTGTTTCCCCGCCCTGGCTGGAAATGTTGTTGCTTGTTGCTGGCCATTACAACCTGAGCTTCTCGCCTGAGGATGCTCGGCTGGCAGCCGCCTGGCAGGACAGTGTAC
Encoded here:
- a CDS encoding DUF4354 family protein; this encodes MKYRVFCASLLCAFSYGANAESPLDSVMLFLTQKSMGAVWTSEKTAHIKSFDALLFNGGKKEIDLGSVCYKAYDAKGNSYRLDATDENMTKGLLKPGKSVKGFYEFLSEDEGIYSASVVKVLLDCK
- a CDS encoding DUF1460 domain-containing protein, translating into METYTSATQINTQQPAKTNLDYYTSKKLESLLNDHSNNMHLDTGQTIDFISAKFLGTPYQANMLIGAENTPEKLVIDFRGLDCFTYLDYIEALRKSTSQPEFVKHLIQTRYVDGNISFLSRKHLFTDWADSKSQSLADDITAQISTDAVSVEKNLNRKADDGAYLPGLPTVKRNITYIPSNLVNEKIVSRLRTGDSIGIYTQLSGLDVPHVGFFIMTDKGPVFRNASSQIANKKVVDAPFIEYIAKTPGIIIFRTK
- a CDS encoding Ig-like domain-containing protein; this translates as MAQVSLIDIKSGKLVEQATGSSTTVGSPSIVKISLNPETLKSASRAGNDLVIVLKSGEQVVLKGFFIVAADGLHNELVLENEGKFWHATYEPSQASLTLKEISNVDELLVEDGDNTFMWLLGALGLGGVVALASGGGGGGGGHGAGGNGSGNGNGGNGTASASKPAAPVVSFNAQTNKLIVQGRPGAVFEVKGEGGQVLASGTLDNDGLAQVELSASASHQTITTTQTANGLQSDPSVALTLPLMKPTLGTVDPETGELLVTGVPGGTAQVVDRDGNPIGEPVRLDPNGQGTLTVPGNTSGQQVGVVVTVEGEKSPPANVKVPVLVPQVGVVDPVTGELVVTGPPGGTAQVVDRDGNPIGEPVRLDPNGQGTLTVPGNTSGQQVGVVVTVEGEKSPPANVKVPLLVPQVGVVDPATGELVVTGPPGGTAQVVDRDGNPIGEPVRLDPNGQGTLTVPGNTSGQQVGVVVTVEGEKSPTTNVQVPLLAPQLGPVDPVTGNVVVTGKAGATAQVVDKDGNPIGEPVRLDPNGQGTLTVPGNTSGEKVGVVITDGDKQSPTTNVQVPLFVPVFGVVDAVTGQVSVEGKPNGIVQINNPDGTIVRVPLDADGKGSVVLPSGTSGENLKATVSLGSLESAPVTLQVPVLAPRNAVINNTGSAVTVEGKPGEIIKVTDANGKELGSGVVSKAGSVEIALSTPQKTGAILGVTAYNAEKASPTVSVVAPFIDADLPLPPTDLSINPSGTRVLGKVKPDETVKIVNVDTQQELGTFTPGPDGLFSANIPAQTGGAKLAISAVKGDKVSAPAQLLVPLSPEDTIAKPFDVSVDVTGTKVKGKGTPNTIVLIKATDDTTVIAKGLVGPDGNFEVTIPVQPGGQLLNVALQANGKVSESESVITPYIASNTPTEVLIDEAGTHVTGKGVTGETIRVKDAQGKVIGSGVVQVDGTFVVNIPKQPSDSTLAVTAQGQGVESAPAYVKTPATEVERPPQPEAHLDTAGTQISGKTLPGASISVKDASGQLLAGPIVASEDGTFAATIAKQPAGSKITVVAELGGKESLPTELIAPQVPGEPIPAPLSAMISADGKLVSGKATPNTKVVVKNAAGETLGEQPVDADGNYAVPIKAQMGGAVLQVTSASLDNQSTSTGSVSVTAPYQLVAEHNEVTVSQFIDPNIANLEQSKSATFVTVGTSFLNWGANFVSNGLFGFQIMPTSNSLQFVVSDNEKVQINIFISAPFNIDLVNYNSMTLEKLIDGKWVNVSSSTGGGLLNVSVLPIIADKSGISLTYEMPGEYRVTANNLAGVGVGAQTVTTEVVHTSFVGGFANSAIKSDLILPAGATLLKVNGTTLASEVRTVVKGQFGDLTISADGQATYRQNSNSTPSDQTETFTYEARTAGGAILKSSFHIDIKAYSVSGDLVSSEEASIVSVDGKSVSSINQETIVGKYGDLKIAANGEYTYTPKLSLTGLNEIETFSYQVRHTNGETVTSTLAVKIADSKLVAELNEVPTSVAPAADLAGQLAQPESQVDRDVDSDTALPSFNLGQGPNLDVNKVVSLQAKDDPAKPALTVTLNDILQADGTLSNSKSTSASTLDLPDSWKPDGVKASLDGHEYVHYIDGTSKKDLWVESGVSVV
- a CDS encoding TolC family outer membrane protein, encoding MSNLATAGTAALDMHAAVRQALTSYPDILRAREGVNEQVQRVEVAQAGYYPRISGGVRTGYQSGVPGSHSAQVFDVSASQMLYDFGKVSSAVEASQAGVTEREADVRLSVEQVAMNTALAFLDGQYYQRLIAITQDQIDSLEKVSDLARQRLDMGASTRSDYVQAVSRIEAAKVTGFQHQANLARAFATLSNLTAQPSVEGVSDHFPRELEQSCQPVDANMQDNPEVQATQARVVRAQAEVASAKAAALPTLSLEPTFSHQLDGSTGTGQDRNRYSVFLNASMPIYQGNAIQAGKAASERALASSQAGLDTARLRARQEMQQSQSQVLKLHASLGAQTVRESTINETRVLYRQQYLELGTRPLLDLLNAEQEAYLSRVEQQTTLNSLRRLQINCLYSAGHLSQSFGAANDATYRERLP